Genomic segment of Panthera leo isolate Ple1 chromosome B2, P.leo_Ple1_pat1.1, whole genome shotgun sequence:
CCCATACCACCACTATGGTATGCCTTAGTTGCCAGATAATGGGGAGAAGGACTTTGGCCAAAACTCCGTTTCCAAAGTATGAGGTGGGTCCTGCTCCAGGATGGCAATTCAGAAGCTAGGCAGGCAAAAAAAGCAAATCCTCATGGTCCTACCCCACAGGGCTGTGAGAATTTAGTGGGATAAtctatgtaaagtgcttagtatAGTGCTAGCACATAGCAAGCATTCAATACATTCCagcattgttattattatgttaACGAGGCAGGCATTATGCTAATCTCcaggaataaaaaaaacagtagggcgaaatttctaattaaaaagcTCAGTATTTTGGAGACTTGTTAGagggaaacaaatataaaaacataatgatAATACCACTTAATAAGTGCTACAATATAGGTATGAAGTGGGTGCtctggaaaatagagaaaagaaatacaaattctgcCAGAGTCAGGACAGAGGAAATAACAGACTGAGTTTTGATGACAGGAGCATTATGAAAGGGTCTGGCATGCTTGAATTCCTATGACTAGGGTAAGTTCAGGATTGTGAAGGGTTCTATGTATCATATAAATGAGTTTTAACTGATCTGAAAGTCATCAGATTTTGGTAGAGGAGACGACATAATCCAATTCAAGAGGAGGGGTAACTAAGAGTGATGAGGGAATGGACTAGAATGAGCAGAGGCAATATCAAGAGTTCAGATAAAAGAAGAGGATGGCCTGTTCCAAAGcaagatggagagaaagacatcaacttagaaataaaattatcatgaCATAGAATGAACCGAATTTCAGTGACTCCAAAACTAGGAGTAAGAAAGGGAAGGAGTACTGAGTGACTTAGTAACCACATTTGAGACCAGTGGCTGTTAAAATCGTAATTATAATATGGCATACTGGCAGGGGAATTTCTTGAAACAgatgggaggggaaagagaaggagtcTGTGTGGGGTGTCTGGCCTGACTTAATTTAGGAATTGGCAACACAGATGTAGTTGAAGCTGATAAAGTGGATATTAATCAGAGAGGGTATAGAGACCCTTTAAATACATATGATATTGAttcctataaaaatgaaaaaaaacccaaataacaataacaaaaaaacataggcacctgggtggctcagtcggttaagcgtctgacttcggctcaggtcatgatctcactgttcgtgagttcgagccccatgtcaggctctgtgctgagagcttggagcctggagcctgcttcggattctgtgtttccctctctctctgcccctctcctcccctcccctgctctctctctctctccttcaaaaataataaacatgaaaaaaaatgaaaaaaaacccacaaaattttgCAAATGGTTTCATAGAGGTTCTTGAAGCCCCCGTCTTTGATGGGGGATCTATGGATCTCAGTTCAGGAATCCCTGGAGTAGTAGCACAAGGAGACTCAGGGAAGAGTTTCATAAATATGTAATGGGTGAGAGAAAAGTTGAAAAGcttacaaatatgaaataaattgttAAGATTAGTTTGGGTAGCAAATATGACACACTTATATCCACCATTCTAAAGACAGTAAATGCAGTTTCCTAGAACTTTCAACTCTCTTGCTGTCTCATTTATTCAatcatatcatcatcatcatcatcaccatcatagGCACTGTTTAATGGGTAAGAACCATGTGAACACCAACCTACTTGACACTATGGAATCAAAGGCAAACAAGGAGCTTGTTGTCTGCCTACTCTTCCCCCAAAGAGCTTACAGTTCAGTTGGGGATACTTATAAGCAAAGTATCACTAGTAAAATAAGTGTTGGAAGAGATACGTGCAATGCGTTCTGAGATGAAAATGACCACCAAATTGCACTGAAGCTTTGGATAAGGGAGTTAGGAAAAAcgtcttcttctttttaagtttatttatttaaataatctctagacccaatgtggggcttgaactcatgaccctgagatcaggagctgcatgttcttctgactgagtcagccaggcaccccagaaaaagttaGAGGGGACAAATACTTTTTGTTCTAAATGATTCATTGGATTTATCCTGGCAACACTCCAATGTCATAAATAGTGTAACTGTCTTTTCTGAGCACACTATCACTTCAAAATGGCTTGAGTGTAAAGtacaagaaatggagaaagacagTGGGCAGAAAGGAGATTGGACAGGTAAGCAGGGCTAAGACAGTGGTCCAAAATGCAAGCGGTTCAAAAGACAAGCAGGTCACCGTGTGAAGAAGCCTGGTTTAGGACAGCTTTAATGGGGTCTAGGATAGTGATGAACCGAGGAACAATGAAGAGGCATTAaaattcaattaagaaaaaaggcaagaaaaatccCCACTGTGCTAgctaaacaaaaacataagaaggATCACAGAAGACATCCTAAGTCATGTGGATTTATACTAAGGGTAGTAGAGTGTGACTATAGGAGTTTAGAAAGAGGAGTACATAgacttttataaaatagaaacctGGTGGCATTGTAGAGACTGTATTAGATGGGGACAGGATCACAGCATGGTTAAATGGTTAGGTGGCTAAAGCAATATGCAAGATCTGAAATGATGGTGACCTGAAAGGAGATAATGGTAGTAGCTACAAGGAAGAACTGGATACATTTGAGAGATATGGAGCTTGAGGCAAAGGGACTCCGTGATGGTTTGGAagtgggggaaaaggagagagagagagggagagagagagagagagagagagagagagaaaaaaacacaagtcaTTACTCACAATAAACTGTATCAGCTTCTATTGGTGTGCCAAAGCCTTATAATCTTAAATCCAAAATGAAGTCAAAGCAGTGAACTGAAATTACTCTctccttcttgttcttgtttctctctcttttctccaattGTTTTGAAATCTAGTTTTATATACTTAAGACCTACTTCTTGGCAATCTGGAATTGAATTTCTGAGGTTGctgtaaattatttcctttcttggtttctcttcctctttcttacttccctattttattcctaatattttcttgttttagtcGTATGCTAAAATATCTCAACATAATTTAGTTTTTCCACCAAAAGAACTGTAGAAAATTTAGTATTTGAAACTTGTCTCTTATCAAAATCGTGTCGATTTCCTTAAGTTTCCTAGTTGCTACACAGAaatgttgaggaaaaaaatgtaattctcatATGTAAGTACTCTTTTTTCATTGGAGATATTTAGCATTACAGTCAattaccatttcattttcttaagcttCTTTCGTTGTGAAGACGGTGTATGTTTTCATAATTCCGTTTTGCATAGGAACttcatatttaatattcaaatatgaTTCACAAGTATGTTACTTATAAAAACAGTATAATTTAAGCGACAAAGAATATCGTGTTCTAATAGATACATGTGACGGCAGTGGCGGGGGCCGGAGAAACGCAAAATTTCCATCTCAGACCCTCTGCTACCCAAAGGAGAACAGCAAGGTTGCTCCTTCCGTAGTGCAGCCCAGCCCAAGCCAACTCAGACTGGAGCCTAGTTTGCAGCAGTGATCTTCCCTTCGCAACAACGTTGTGTTGTTCCCGCCTTCCCTCTAGCGAAACGCGGCGTCCTAGCCCCCAGCCCTGAACAACTTTCTTCGTGAACTGATTCTTGCTGTTGCCAGACTGCGCAGTCACCGCATCCAGACCGGAGAGAACTTGCTTTGCCCCCACGGCGAAGAAGGCGGGGTCGCAGCGGGACGAACAGGGATAGAAAGCTCGGTCCGCCGCAGCCCCTTCCGGCGCCCTGGGTCGCCCACCTCAGCCCTGGAGGCTTTGCGCTGCCCTCGGGGGGCgagcggaggggcggggcggccgcGGGCGCCCAGCGCCCCCTCTCGGAGCGCGCGTTCGTGCGCTCGCGCTCCCGGTCGGCCCGCCCCGGCCCgcagcgcccccgccccctcgGGCGCTCCGTAGCCGTGACGTGCGCGCGCTGGGGCCGGGGACTCGGCGGGGCGCCGGCCGGCGGGCGGAGACGGACCCGGGATCTGTCCGAGCAGGAAGCGAGCCGGAGCCcggtcgccgccgccgccctgtcgccgccgccgccgccaccgcgaCTCTGAACTCGTTCACGTCGTCGGCCTTTTCGGTCAACTTCATCATCTCCCACCCCGCCCTTCACCTCACCGGCCACAGGTAGCCTCGCCGCCGCGCACCTGCCTTCGCGTCCGCACCGGTGAGTGACCCTGAGCCACTGCTTCGGGGCGTCAGCGTCAGGGCCTCGCTTCCCCTGGCGGGCCCTGCTTCGGGGCCTCCTCGGGCAGCCCGGGGAACGACGGCTGGTTTCACCTCCCGAGGACGCGTGTGGGTGAAGCAGGTGATGGGTgggcccgggcggcggcggcggcggcgactcACAGTAGTGCAAGGGCTGGTTTTCATTTCCACAGGACAATGAGAGTCTCCTTTCATGGGTTTATCGTCACCAAGATACCTTTGTGTATCTTCTCTAGCTCCCAGGTAGAAGCAGGGCGCTCAGGTGTCCCATTCTGACTTGGACACTCCGTGATAATTTTCTCTTAAGTCAACAAGCTTAAAATCCAGTGTAGGAATGGAGCCGTTTGTTCTGAGATACGAGGATCAGGTGCCAGCCAATATTAAATTAATAGTTTAACCAGGTAGGAGACCAGGTTGGGACTGTCTAAAGCTgtggttttagtttttaagttgTCCAGTATTTTGAGTATGTTAATTTATATGCGTACTACTGAACAAgagttttttatatttgttaacgTTCAAAAGCCccttaaaaccattaaaatgctCAAAATCTGGGATTTTAAGTAGGAAATAATTTGGTAGGGTTGTTACTAGAACACCCGTGTCAGAAATACTGTTTCTatacaatttaagaaaacaagtGACACTTTTTCTGGTATAAAGTTGCGGTGGAGGAATGCTTGTATCCTAATCTGCAGATATTAGTGAACAACTAGGAACACTATTTCAACTTCACAGATTGCTGTACAtgctaaataaaaatttcatttggtGTTATGCTCTGGTGGTGTAGATCCAATGTATCTAAATATAGTCAGGgtttgagagttttaaaaattcttaagattCAGTTGACACTGTTCACACCGTAAAATGTGAATCTTGAACTTGGGCTGGTAATGGTCACGGTACAAAGGTTGGCAGCAAAACGGCATATCTGTACAAATTAACTAAACTTCATGGGTATCTTGGGCTGTGGTTTTACAATTGGAAATTGTTTAGTGAAAAAATTACATTGGtgttttttatcattaattttagaaACATTACAAATTGGGCTGTAGCCAGAGCTTGAAACAATGCAACCGTTCAAAATAACTCATTGACTTTTAAATATCCAGCTCGTTTTGAGTATTTTAAGTTGTGCAGAATTAGATGCACAGTGGTAAACAGAAGTCATTTTGGTCTTAAGCAGATTTGCCCATTGTGTTTGTATGTTCTGTGTGACATACTATTTATCGTTCTCCCAGTTTGagttacatttttgttttccaaaactaAGTTTTAAAGAGGGAGTAACAGAAATGATGAATGACTTTAAGAAAAGATGATCATGATTAAAAACTctaaatatatactgtataaaactataatatacatatattattcatTAGTGCCCAGAAATGTGAGCAAGAAAAATGTAATGAACTATAGCAGtatttaatgtaaattaattCAGGGTATTAAAAACAGATCATAAATCATAACCCATGGAGCTCATTTgaagtggatttttttccccctctgtttatgtttatatgatcaagttttaaaataacagtggGCAGGAAATCTGAGAGTGGCTGAAGGCTCTTTTCTCATCCTGTTGTGACTTTGCCTGGAGACTGTGGTGTATCATGTAGCCCATTGTTTAGATAACTGGGCTGTCTCTGGATTCTAAAGTACTGTTCCTTTTTCATagagttttaagatttttgagCATGTGAGGTTTGAATAAGTCTAAGTActgcaaacataaaaaaaaaattaactaattttCACCGTTGATCATTGAAGCTTTACTTTGGTATgtaaaatgtcagttttaaaaagatttctaacCTCTgaacatttctgtatattaaaacattttcatctgaAAAAGGTATTACAGCTTTAATAAATCTCATACAGTTTGTGATCCCCTTAATGAGGCACTTTATAATAATTTGTGAACTGGCCGTTTAGTTGTATAAGATAGTCAcccatttattaagcatctgccATAATCAGAACACAAACCAAGGGATttgatttacaaaataattttcaaggtTGGTGGTCTTGTCCTCTTACACATGAGGAAATTTAAGCTTAGAGGATTAAATATTTGTACAAGGTCTTACAGCTTCAGACGAACAAAGTCTGCGTTCACACCTAAGTCTTCTGACCATGAAACCCCTGTCCTTTCCATTGGACCTGGTTGCCTTGATCTCAGTTCATTTGGTAGACAGTTCAAATAAACCTGCAGAACTGGTATTGTGTTAAAGAATGTAACTTGAAGAAAGCACACAGGAGTGCGAATGAGATAGGTCATGAATGTGGTTCTGGAACTAATGTTGaattctgttttgtcatttttaagttGACAACTTTGAACAGTAATGTGTTGCTTTatcgtttcctttttttttttttttttttttttttttttaaagagagagtatgtgcgtgagtgggagaagaggggcagagggagagagagagagaatcttaaacaggcccagtgtggagcctgacatgcagctcgatcccacaatcgtgggatcatgacccgagctgaaatcaagagtcactcaaccagtggagccacccaggcaccccactttatCATTTCTGATGTAAATTCTAGAATATTATGCATACTgtgcactttttattttgatgggttCATAGGAATTAGAATTAATAACACTGGTTTTCATTGTCTATAAAATGAATAGTATAGTGTTCCTGTTTAggataaaactttatattttcttcaaatgagAAAGATCATTGCCCATAAATACAGTAGCTATCTTTCAGATATTAACTGTGTAATCCTGGTGTTGGGGGcttgttttcaaattattattaaattgtcACCTGTACTGTTAGGACGATTTTTTTATGGCCTgtgtttatttcaggaatgtCCTTTAAACTATAATAGATATAAAGGACAAAAATGAGCACGCAAAGTCCATCTTTTGTAGCAAAGTAGGAGTTCTTTCAACAGAAGAATGTAGTTGTATTTGggtaaatgagaaagaagaaaaatggtaggACAGCTGAGTTGGGTGACTGTGTTTACAGATATTTCATTATTTGGTTTGAACTATTAGGAATTTTGCATCTCAAGGATACTAATATTCAACAGTAAATACAAAACCATCATCCAAGGgcttaatataaattattaatggaTGATCTGTAACAcatctccgtgtgtgtgtgtgtgtgtgtgtgtgtgtgtgtgtagataatCAAGAACTAACATTAAATAAGCTTAAATTCGATTTTTGAGGCATTATATAATATTCAGAGGACCCAGGAAGTTTACCATTTAAAACAGTTATGCTTTTATTTGACAAATTTAGTGGACTATTCATTattaataatcttaaaatgtaAGTGTTGGAATATTTTTGCATGcttggttttcaaaaataaacttaaaaaaaaagtttcattcatttttgaaagagagagacagagcacaagcaggggtagggtggagagagagggggacacagaatctgaagcaggctccaggctctgagctgtgagcacagagcccgacgcggggctcaaactcccgaaccgcaagatgatgacctgagtcaaagtcggatgctgaaccgactgagccacccaggcacccctaaactttttttcttatttagtgtAAGAATGACCTGGTAGTTTGAGAAGTGACCACTAGTCCACCAAAAGTTCTCCCTGTAAATGCTGAAGCATAGAAtgtaaaactggaagaaaaaatctGGCATCTTCAGAAATCTTGCTAGTGTTAAAGAGAAGGGAAGTCTTTTTCAATGCAGAAAGCATAACTCCAGTGAAACCACAATATTGAAGTACATTCTTTGGGTGATATTCACATAGGTGAATATTTATATCTAGGCTGAGTAATGTGCACAAAGGAAGGTGGTGCTTTTGAGAAAACCACAGGCATCTTTTATATAAGTTACGtcacttgttattttatttgaaagtaacCTGCTACTTAACCTTTACAAGATATGGTATTGCATatagcagaattttaaaatttctcttatatgtgaatgaatatcttttttttttttttaatctttatttatttttgagagagggagatggagtgtgagtgggggaggaacacagagagagggagacacagaatccaaagcaggctccaggctctgagctgtcagcacagagcccaatgcggggcctgaacttaCAAacctgtgagttcatgacctaagctgaagtcagatgcctaaccaactgaaccacccaggcgcccctggatgaacatcttttcaacaaatatttactgagggcctAGTATATTTGAAACCTGGCTAGGCAGAAACTGTTTCTTCTGCGTACTGGCAGATCTTTGGATCTAGCAAATACAAAGAGTGGcagagacataaaaagaaaggtaaatagAAACATCCATTTAAAATCTGTTgaagtttatataaaatttaacaaCTTACATTTGTATGGCACTTTATTGTTTTGGAAATCATTTTGTGTACATTTGGTCCTTAAAACAACTTGTTGAAGTAGATATGATAAACTTACTCCTACTCTGCAGATGAGAAAGTGGGGACAAAAAAATTAAGCACTTGTTGAAGGATACATAGGTGGCTGCCTAGAAGAATAGCTGAGAATGGAACTTCTGTCTGTGTATTCCCATAGTAGATCACAGTTCTCTTATCTCTTAGGTGTTAGTTGGTGTCAGCCTCTTAGTGGTGACTTCATTTTGTGGCTTCAGTTTGAATGGTTCCAGAAATTCTGAAAAGTCAGCATCACTAAAGTGATAATTGTTAAATGGTtactaggtttgtttttttttttctttattcatataaAGCAGGAGATGAGCATGATGCATTATTATGGAactactttaacattttttttttttttaacgtttatttatttttgagacagagagagacagagcatgaacgggggaggggcagagagagagggagacacagaatccaaaacaggctccaggctctgagctgtcagcacagagcccgactcggggctcgaactcacagaccgtgagatcgtgacctgagccgaagtcggccgcttaaccgactgagccacccaggcgccccagcatttttAGTAGATTAATGGAGCTGAGGTTAGTATATGTGTTGCCGAAGCAAGCACATGGAGCTGAGGTTAGTAATTAACTTTTGTAGTTGGAGAGTTTTTAAAGGACACACAtctgttttaagaaagaaaggagagttcTATGGTAAGGCCGGCTTCAGATGCAGCAGCAGCTTGGGTGGCTTCGGTGAGGAAGTGTGAGAGTTCCAACTTTCTTCCGGGCCTGAGAGATTTTTCGTGGGGAGGGTCGCAGTGTCAGAGAAAAAGCAGCTTGTAGGCTTGGGTCTCTTGGAGGAGGATGAGGAGTTCAAGGAGTTCCCTGCGGAAGAGTGGGCTGGTTTAGGTGAAGACGAAGATTCAGATGCACATGTCTCGGAGGATAATTGGGATGATGACAGTGTAGAGGATGACTTCTCCAATCAGTTACAACCTGAACTAGACAAACATGGTTATAAGATGGAGACCTTGTAGCATCCAGAAGTGTTGAAACAACCTAAACTTGAACTGTCTGCTAAATTCTAGGACACAGAACCCAGGATGGAACActtacaaaaatatgtttatttcattacCTGCTtggatatttgtgtgtgtttgtatcacatcttaaaaaaaaggagaaaaatattctgggggaattttgaaaataacttttattactTGCCACATTGATACTGGTTTGATAATTATGCttgtttttttgtaaagattCACTAATGAGCTAAGATGTGTCTGCATTGGTACCTTTATGCCTTTGTTCACTTAACAGATATTTGAGTGTCtgctatgagccaggcactgttctaagtgttggTGATACAGTGATAAATTAACACCAAGTCCCTGTGCTGAGTgacattttattgttgttttgaatTAAGTTAATTATAGACTCTTCATACTAGTGTGTAATCAACAGGCCTGACCCTAAAGTTGGGAAATAGTTGTCAAGTAGTACAATTTGATGGCTACTCAAAGACTCATttactctgaaatattttatgccTGGCATTGTAACACTGAGTTATAACACTGTTACCCATCTACTCCTGATAAGTAAGCATATGTTCCATTTTTTATCTCAGTCTCAGGAAACAAagctgggagaaaataaatgggACCTACGATTGATATGTTGGACTAGCAGCTATTGTTTATTGAGTTGTTGCTTTTGCTATGTGTTAGATACTATGTCAAGCAAGTACTTTATGTACATTGTCTCAGCTAATCACTACTTAGTGCACTTGGTATTATGACCCATAACTTAtagactgggaaactgaggcacagagatgttaaattTACTCAGGCTCACAGTGGAAATGGAGTTTGGAGATACTTAGCATGCAGTAGATAAGAGTAGAAAGAGTGCTGATATATACACAGATTTGTGATGTTCTACCACAATGTGATAGCATACCATGTAAGTGGAAGGCCTCGGTGAgtgaggagggatggggagtCAGGAGAGCTTGTTGTGGGGAGGGAGTGGACAGGGAGGATTATTGATTGTCTAACTGCTTGGCCCTTAGGCTTAATCCTTTTTGTGACAGTCCTGAGGCTCCAGAGTTGCATTTAGGTACAAGTACTAGCTTGTCCAGTGTATAGGTAAGAGGGACTGGCAGACCAGAGGTGATCCTGGTTTTACTGGTCATTACTTTGGTCAGATTACTTAGtttctctgggtttcagttttcttatctgtaaaatgggggcaatatTACCTACCTGGTGTGGTTCTTGTGAGAACCAAATTAGATAATAATACATGTGAAACACATCTCACAGTGGTATATAATTAGTGTGCATTATTATTGTgacta
This window contains:
- the LOC122220706 gene encoding 26S proteasome complex subunit SEM1-like, whose protein sequence is MRKFKLRGLNICTRSYSFRRTKSAFTPKSSDHETPVLSIGPGCLDLSSFEFQLSSGPERFFVGRVAVSEKKQLVGLGLLEEDEEFKEFPAEEWAGLGEDEDSDAHVSEDNWDDDSVEDDFSNQLQPELDKHGYKMETL